From the genome of Sporomusa sphaeroides DSM 2875:
CACACAAATAGCCAATAAGGCATTTGTGTGGCGAAAATAGAGAAGTTCTCTAGAAAAATCCACATACTGAATCAGTTTTAGTATTCCGTTTCAGGATTAGTATAAAGTCTGTTTTGCCAGTTGTCAATAACTGCTAGTACCTAAGCTTTATAATCGACGCGATGGCCGATGCCGGCTTCATTGGCAGGCTGCTGCTGGTTAGATTCCGGCTTGGAGTTGTTTTTCAGGGACTTTTTTGTTTTTACCTGCCGTTTTTGCCTGCTTTGATGCTGCATTTCCAAGTCAAAATAATCGGGCAGGGCTTTCCGGATAGGTAACACCCGCCTTATCGGCTGGATAGGTTCGACTCTTTCCACAGTACCACCTCGCCTTCAAAAAAATTCCCTCTATTCTTTATGCTTTCACATCGACGGCTCACTGGTCTTATTGGTTTTCTAAGTTTTGTCATAGTTTTGTCACAGCTCCGTATTACTCTTAAGTTAGTGATCAGGGAAGATATTTCCTGCACAGCTGGATTAATTTTCCCACAAACTAGCGAGGAGGAGGAAGAATGACCGAAGATGAAATCTGCGATCGAATCAGGAAAATTTGTGATGCGTTACGATTACCCCAGGAAGGGATTGCGGGGGAGGAGCTTATGCAAGAACTGGAGCTGCTTTGCGGCCTGATGCTGAAAAGGCATAACAGTATTGTTCGCACCGCTCCCTGGCTTTCTGACAGGCCAACTCACAGACTTTGAAAAAAGTTCTTGACTATACAGGCTGCACCAGCTATAATGATGAAAAAATTAAATATGAACGGCTCACCAGAAAACTGGAGGCTAACTACTAACAAGTAGTTAGCCATTTTTATTTTCCGCGGTTATATGTTCAGGTAATACTGGTAGTCCACCAAGCCTAAATCTATGGTGTTCTTGTCGCGAGATTTTCCGCCCAACTTCGTTGTCGTCACCTTACATATGTCCGATATGCGCGGTTCCTCCGCCTTGCTGGACAAAAAATCTCGCGCAATTCATCCTATAGCTTTAGACTTGGCAGACTACTGGGCTGAAATAATAATTTATAAGGGGAGATTGTCATGTTTCAATTAGGTGCAAAACCAAGGCCAAAATCTGTGAAAATCTATCTTCTCATTGCTGCTTTGTCGCTTATGGTAGCCAGCCTGGCAGGCTGCGGCAAGCAAGAGGCCGCAGCCGATAAAGGGAAGCCGGCTGCTCAGCCGGTTACGCTGCTCAACGTTTCTTATGACCCAACCCGCGAATTATACAAGGATTTTAATGAATCCTTCGCCAGCCAATGGAAAGCCAAAACCGGCCAAACTGTTACCATTCAGCAGTCTCATGGTGGTTCGGGCGCTCAGGCGCGTGCGGTGCGTGAAGGTATTGAAGCCGATGTTGTGACATTAGCTTTAGCGCCAGACATCGATGCGGTAGCGCAAACCGGAATTATTTCAGCCGATTGGCAAAAACGCCTGGCACAGAACTCTACTCCTTATACATCCACCATCGTCTTTTTGGTGCGCAAGGGAAATCCCAAGAATATCAAAGACTGGGATGATTTGGTTAAACCAGGGATAGCCGTTATTACTCCCAACCCGAAAACCTCCGGCGGAGCCCGCTGGAACCATCTGGCAGCCTGGGGATACTCGTTGAAGCAAAATAATAATGATGAAACTAAGGCCAAAGAATTTTTAACCAAACTATATCAAAATGTACCGGTGCTTGATACCGGAGCCCGGGGCTCAACCACCACTTTTGTGGAACGCGGCATAGGTGATGTCCTGCTGGCATGGGAAAATGAAGCCTTACTGGCAGAAAAGGAATTAGGTAAAGACAAATTTGAAATCATAGCGCCTTCCTTAAGTATTCTGGCTGAACCGCCTGTCGCAGTGGTCGATAAAGTAGTCGATAAAAAGGG
Proteins encoded in this window:
- a CDS encoding sulfate ABC transporter substrate-binding protein, giving the protein MFQLGAKPRPKSVKIYLLIAALSLMVASLAGCGKQEAAADKGKPAAQPVTLLNVSYDPTRELYKDFNESFASQWKAKTGQTVTIQQSHGGSGAQARAVREGIEADVVTLALAPDIDAVAQTGIISADWQKRLAQNSTPYTSTIVFLVRKGNPKNIKDWDDLVKPGIAVITPNPKTSGGARWNHLAAWGYSLKQNNNDETKAKEFLTKLYQNVPVLDTGARGSTTTFVERGIGDVLLAWENEALLAEKELGKDKFEIIAPSLSILAEPPVAVVDKVVDKKGTRQIAEAYLQYLYTDQGQELAAKHYYRPRAEAVAAKYANQFPKLSLFTIAELGGWTEAHNKHFKDGGIFDQIYEPKAKQ